The DNA segment AACTATTTTTGCAAAAAACACTCCGGGTTAAATTTACTAGTTAGTTTTGACTTCCGGAGAAAACTAAGTTTTAGTCTATTCTTCAATTCCAAAATAAACCATTAATCTTTTGAATGAACCCTTCAATTAAAACATATCTAGAAAGTATGATGCCTGATCGAAGGTCTTTGGGTTTATTCCGAATAATTCTGGGAATTAGTTTAGTTTACAATTTGGCTGTAATCAAATGGTCGTTTATTCCACAATATTGGGGGAGCCATCCACTTATTCCACCAGGTGTTATGCAAAATTTGGGAGGAGGTTTTGTAAAAACCATTTCGGTTTTTACCTTCATACATTCAGATGGATTTGCTTACTTATTTTTTGGCATTGGTATTCTATCTGCAATTTTCTTAACGGTAGGCTTTCTATCCAGGATTTTTTCGTGGATCAGTTTAATTATCCATTGGAACATTGTTCAAGCCTATGCAGCATTTTCATTTGGGTTTGACATGTTTTTATTTCAAATTCTTTTTTGGGCGTGCTTTTTACCACTGGATTCCGAGTTTTCAGTAAAAAAACAATCCAATCAAAAAATTTCCGTTTGGCCGGCACTTGTTCTAATTATTCAGGTAACCTGGATTTACTTTAGCACCGGAATGGCTAAATACGGAGATAGTTGGACCAGTGGATATGCGGTAAGGAATATGTTGGTGGATTATTGGGGAGCAACAGACTTAGGTAAAGAATTAAGTAGTAATAAATTGTTTTACACCGCTACAACCTATATATCCTTAATTGTGGAACGATTATTCCCGATTCTGGTACTACTAATTCCAAAATTCAAATGGACAAGACCTGTATTATGTGTGTTTTTGGCATTGTTCCATATTTCCATCATGTTGAGTTATCATGTTGGTAGTTTTTCAATCACCGGCTTAGCTGTTGCAGCTTTTTTTATTCCCGGAAACTGGTGGGAAATTATTGGAATACATTCATTCCATCAATTAAATCTTCAATGGGAGCTGCCATTTCAGGGTTGGAAGAAGAAAACTTTAGGCTATTTACTTATTTTATCCATCTTCATTATTAGTTGGAAAAACATTTTCTTTTTACTTGAATATTCTTCTTTGCATTTAAATTCAAAATTCCAGCAAAAGGTACAAAAAATCAGTCATTTGAACATTCCTTCACCAATCCATGTATCCATATTTTGGCAATATTGGAAAATGTTTGCCCCCAATCCTCCTGTAAAAGCCGGTTGGTTCAGTTTGGAAGAATTGAAGGAAGATGGTACGGTAATCGATGTAATTTCACATAAAACTGTTCAAGAAAAACCAAGTGTTTTATGGAAACCCAAGCAATTTGA comes from the Bacteroidia bacterium genome and includes:
- a CDS encoding HTTM domain-containing protein, encoding MNPSIKTYLESMMPDRRSLGLFRIILGISLVYNLAVIKWSFIPQYWGSHPLIPPGVMQNLGGGFVKTISVFTFIHSDGFAYLFFGIGILSAIFLTVGFLSRIFSWISLIIHWNIVQAYAAFSFGFDMFLFQILFWACFLPLDSEFSVKKQSNQKISVWPALVLIIQVTWIYFSTGMAKYGDSWTSGYAVRNMLVDYWGATDLGKELSSNKLFYTATTYISLIVERLFPILVLLIPKFKWTRPVLCVFLALFHISIMLSYHVGSFSITGLAVAAFFIPGNWWEIIGIHSFHQLNLQWELPFQGWKKKTLGYLLILSIFIISWKNIFFLLEYSSLHLNSKFQQKVQKISHLNIPSPIHVSIFWQYWKMFAPNPPVKAGWFSLEELKEDGTVIDVISHKTVQEKPSVLWKPKQFELYLLMYSRTFDLPDSGTRKFRFFLKYWTLNHLKHINNQDFKNIFFTDYLFIIANQKSLSQTYVKRHILSVSKIIDENYEIGQGSIE